One window from the genome of Hydra vulgaris chromosome 02, alternate assembly HydraT2T_AEP encodes:
- the LOC100213786 gene encoding ADP-dependent glucokinase isoform X2 has protein sequence MAKNIEHFIIASLLSFLFFSNRKVFWELLHSKEDKAINIIENKIGSIVAHFSNVGVGVNANIDLIVSALQVFSNLQLESHSISKDHLSISTLEELEECFYFYFKKCAAAERVVTSKSLFDQIIQAAKNTSNAQYDVGGNAALIALKLAAMGNNTKVLLGGPVGPKLESLLGNRIIIPSSMKQDHDEYHLIMEYKKGDIWGDHTSLCANRFIITHDKANSEMQAMDKFFESLISFKADLIIVSGLHLLESQPPNVIEKKLNAFRTHLQNVPSTTPIHLELASMTSVQLTKDIANQIFPVVDSIGLNEQELAFLSTSLNGPGSPNELTQWPPEIGLMADIIDWLFQFYGRNTRYGSDSSRLTRIHFHCLTYHLIAVFPEYWNNSLAATVAGSRTASTQACDKEKLTSLDVELRIPKVFARSVHFWELRRYLVKQEEGNPMTSWSHNGVDYNFCAVLVCKEAKKTVGLGDSISAVGLQYSDFIYM, from the exons ATGgctaaaaatattgaacattTCATAATAGCCAGTctgttgtcatttttatttttttcaaatagaaaagTTTTCTGGGAACTTTTGCATTCAAAGGAAGACAAAGCTATAAACATTAtcgaaaataaaattggaaGTATTGTAGctcatttttcaaatgttggtgttgg tgtaaacgCCAACATTGACCTAATTGTGTCAGCCTTACAAGTATTTTCAAATCTTCAATTAGAAAGCCATTCGATTTCTAAAGATCATCTTTCAATATCAACATTGGAAGAGTTggaagaatgtttttatttttattttaaaaaatgtgcagCTGCTGAGCGTGTGGTTACATCAAAGTCTTTGTTTGATCAAATTATTCAAGCAGCAAAAAATACCTCAAATGCTCAG TATGATGTGGGAGGTAATGCTGCGTTGATTGCATTGAAATTAGCTGCAATGGGTAATAACaccaaa GTTTTACTAGGAGGTCCTGTTGGTCCAAAACTAGAAAGTTTGTTAGGTAATAGAATAATTATCCCTAGTTCTATGAAGCAAGACCATGATGAATACCATTTAATTATGGAGTACAAAAAGGGCGATATTTGGGGAGATCACACATCGTTGTGTGCAAATCGATTTATAATTACTCATGACAAAGCAAACAGTGAAATGCAAGCCATGGATAAGTTTTTTG agTCATTAATCAGTTTTAAAGCTGATCTTATCATTGTGTCAGGGCTTCATTTATTAGAATCGCAACCTCCAAAtgtgattgaaaaaaaattaaatgcgtTTCGCACTCATCTACAAAATGTTCCTTCGACAACTCCTATACATTTAGAATTGGCTAGCATGACCTCAGTGCAGCTTACAAAAGATATAGCTAATCAAATATTTCCTGTTGTTGATTCGATTGGTTTAAACGAACAAGAGTTAGCGTTTTTGTCAACTTCTTTAAATGGTCCTGGTTCTCCAAACGAGCTAACACAATGGCCGCCAGAAATAG GGTTAATGGCTGATATCATTGATTGGTTGTTCCAATTTTATGGAAGAAACACGCGCTACGGTTCGGACAGTTCACGATTAACAAGAATCCATTTTCATTGCTTAACATATCATTTAATAGCTGTTTTTCCAGAGTACTGGAACAATAGTCTGGCAGCGACAGTTGCTGGATCTCGAACTGCATCTACTCAAGCTTGTGATAAAGAAAAGCTTACTTCTCTCGACGTTGAATTGCGTATTCCTAAAGTATTTGCTCGATCAGTTCATTTTTGGGAGCTAAGGAGATATCTTGTTAAACAAGAGGAAGGAAACCCTATGACGTCTTGGTCACATAACGGAGTAGACTACAATTTTTGTGCTGTTCTTGTCTGTAAAGAGGCTAAGAAAACTGTTGGTTTAGGAGACAGTATTTCTGCTGTTGGTTTGCAATATTCTGATTTCATTTATATGTAG